TCATGAACTCAATCatataattatacaaatattttgtgcCTATCATTTGCCCAATATTATGATTAATGTCAACCTGGGTCTATATTGGTTGACATTGCGTGTTATATCACTGATGATTTCCTATTCGAATAGTATATtgaatgattttaaaatgtgtttaactCCATTTAATTCTTCTAATTTGAATATTTCACATCTTTCGAGTTCTTTGTGGTATGAACGAGAATTTTATGcattcaatttgaaaaaatctttaaaatactaCGATATCTTCATTACACTTACCGAGATTAGTGCTAATTTGGATCAATTAATGCGTGAAATAATCAATatatttcgttttgttttaatactgATGTTTGTTCATTCATTTATGATTTTGACAATACAATTCTTTTCGGTCTATAAATATTTCGATAGTCCCGATGTGCGTATTATAttatcatttttattgaaatttgttcgTCTCATGCTCTATACgttcaatattattataattttatggtCGAATAATTGTGTTATTAATGAGGTAAGTATAAGGTGTAAATAGTTTTAACAAGTCCATTTAAGCAGTCCTCTAAAAATTCGATtaagaataataattttgattccatatttttagaaatgtcgTACCATCTATATCCTTAATAGTTTGCCTATCGAAACTTTAGATATGGAACGGAATGTAAGCTCTTACCTATTCCAGTTAATGATTCGCAAACATACGGTTTCGGTTTTTGATATATTTGAACTGGATTTGACATTTCTACTTTCGGTAAGTATggtaatatttatactaaattacaattttatttacctTATACTTTCgttcagtctacagtcttgacaaAAGATCAGTAATAGAtgagtctatactatagactctatagtcttggctatagattaatctatagtcttaactatagattagtctatagtcttgactatagattagtctatagtcttgactatagattagtctatagtcttgactatagattagtctatagtcttgactatagattagNNNNNNNNNNNNNNNNNNNNNNNNNNNNNNNNNNNNNNNNNNNNNNNNNNNNNNNNNNNNNNNNNNNNNNNNNNNNNNNNNNNNNNNNNNNNNNNNNNNNtatctatctatctatttacctAATTATCTACCTATCAATATACTGCTTTACCCACAACCATCATTAATTAATAGAGTATATAACACACCACCCCCCTTCCCCATTTCaatcaaatttattacaaaattgagattaattacattttaataattataaaaacatttattaaatcaaGTATTACAATAAATACCCCCAATCAATATTAACACCTTAAACAAAAGGGAATTTCATTCAGATCCATTTAGTAAACGTTTATACTCATCAAAAAGAAGACATGAAACTACTGAAAAAATCCCCCAACAAATTAAAACCCTTCaatcagaaaaatattgaacaaaatgAGAAAGAAGACGAAACAAAGAAACAACAATTGCAAAGACAATTCTTTAAAATCTCCAAAAATTTCCTCATAATATCGCAATGGGAGTGCATAAGCCAAGAAGTGATATAAAACAAAGAGATCTAATACTATATCGTTTGCATGTCATCTGGTGCTTGAGTATATATTCAATTCTGGCTTTTTGTGTTTACGATGAATACACTTTATCGAATATTGAATTGCCAACTGTGCAGAAACCTTTATATTTCAGTGAATATTTGGTATATCTTATACATTTATTGGAATTAATACGTGTGATAAATTTTCGCCGTGAAACATATtggaaatttcaaatatttgttgtagaTTTTGATCGTATTTTATACGATATGAAAATGAGTTTAAATTACAGAGATTTACAGGCGTTCTTAAACTGGCACATGACCTTGATCATATTGCATTTGGTGTCTACAATTATAATCGGTTACTACTATAATGAaggtaaaattataaattttctacgCACCAATACTGTCTATATCTTACCAAATGTCATCATACATATTTCACTGTTGCAATACTATGCATTACTTTTTATGGTCTATAAACGAGGTGAGAAATTATTGGAATATCTGGAAAAACTTTTGAATACTTCAAGCTACAAAGATATGTGGAATTTTCGTCATCAGTTACATTTGCTACGGAACTTATTTGCAAAATTGGATGAATTTACTAAAGTGATTAATGATCATTTTTCGATTTCTATATTGCTGGTCTATTTTGGTTCGTTTGTCAATTTGAGTGTTAATGTTTTCttgttgtataaatatttaaatgcttGGGATAACTCGAATCCGGCCTGGACTATCTATTCATTAGCCTGGACTTTTATGCATAttggaaaaatgtttttgattttatattacaatcaaaatgtacaaaatgtggtaattttttgtttttaattttgatcgaatttttttaagaactattataaatttatagttatttttataaaattattttaattggtaaatttttttatcttaataACCATTTCAGAAAAGTAAAGCTACTGTACTGCTGAGCTCAATGAAGTTTGAACATCGATCGGTCGAATCTACCGTAAGTTTTAACCCATAAATTGTCtaccaattttaaaatatcattattttaGTTACGTCTTTTTATATTACAACTAATGTCCGATACCCGAAGTAATTTTGTATGTGGATTAGCAGCTTTAAATATGAACTTTATAACATCGGTTAGTATTCGTAGATTTACTCTATAACAGGCatgacatatacatataaatcttGAAGTAGTActtactagggttctatagcattttatgaaaagtcgacttctcgactttttgcattttatgaaaaatcgacatttcgacttttgcattgtatgaaaagtcgactttttgcatttagttaaaagtcgatttttcgacttttttcatttaattaaaagtcgatttttcgacttttagactttcaatattttataaatagtcgacttttcgactctttttcgactttttccgacttttcgactttttcgactattttcgacatttgacttttttcgactttccgacttttttcgactattttcgactttttccgacaagagttaaaaatttataaagttgccagaagcgtaaatttataatgttgccatttaacattattattattattattcttattattattatttattattattaataaaaaaattttatttatatttttttctatttgttgcaatttttttgagttttttcgacttctttctattttcgacttctttctattttcgactttttccgactattttcgactttttcctactattttcgactttttccgaatttttcgattttttcgaccttttccgacttttttcgactctttccgacctTTCgactcttttcgacttttatcaacaaactcgacttttcgacttttttcacagacgatagtcgagttatcgacttttttgaaacaaaatagtcgacttcgacttttcgacttttttcaacaaaaattcgattgttcgattattcgaaagtcgatttatagaaccctataaaccactagactatagacttaattatataaaattatagacttaactgaatataaaaatagttttcagttGTAGAGTAACTTCACGGTTTTCAATTATTACTAAAATTTacgaacattttttatttgtagctTTTGGTGGCCATATCtacattatttatatttctagtACAATATGATATAACCTTTGAGGCTCTAACAAGGACTCACAATTCTGGAAAACCAAATAATATCTAATTTTTTTCACCGTTCAATAACAtaacactttaaaaattaaaaccagACCATTCTTTCGGATCTAGTATGTGTTCCATGTTACTGCCATTAAAAATAGTATAACGATTTTTAAAACCTCTcgaatttcgtttttatttgcatatttagaaacgttaaaaatttgaaaataacagAAAACATAGACGGCTTACAGAAAATTATTAGCCGCCGTCGGCATATTTAGTCTATGACTCCGCTAAACGCCGTTAATATTATTTGCTTGGCGCAGTTCTCTGGAGAGCAGCAAAAAAAAGCGTGTacattgctaaaaaaaattctataaattttcctagtttatttttaaataaaaaaccactTTATTTAACAAAGATGTGCGAAGTTGAAGCTGTCTCAAAAATTGCCAAATGTTTGCAGGTGCCTTTGGGTAAAGTCCAGCTAAACGAAGAACAGGTCTGTATAATGAACAAAtcgttgaatttatttttattagtttttcctTGACCTTgttactttatttattattttatgtgtgCTGGTGTATGTACATTTTTAGGTGGTAACACGCACTCTCAATAACAAAACAGTCTCAGGATATGCCACTATCCTTAATAGTTTAGCCAAAGAATCAAAATCGAATATTGCCACCAACAGCTATCAAACACGTGAAATTGAGGCTCAAGTGTATCAATGGATTGAATTTGCTGTTCTTTACGTGGCACCTGGCTCAAAGGATAAACACATTGCCCAACAATTGTTGCGGGATTTTAATAAGATGTTCTTGAAGCAATCGTATTTGGTGGGACATTTTCTTACTTTGGCCGATTTGGCAGTATTCTATGCGATTTATGATTTGGTGGTAAGTACTTATTGCGATAATTAGATTAGTTTCGAATCTTTATATAGTTGACAGGACAGTCAGTATTACAGCTTGATATTTGAAAGAATACGTGACGTCATTAACCTGTAGTAGACAAATGTAATGCAAAATATGAAATGCCATATGACCAAGACTAGATGTGAAGATACTTAAAGACTGGATAAGCTAAATGTTAGGAACTAGAAATGTAGAGGAACTAGAAAATAGGTTCCATGATCCTTAGATTTATTGATTCTAACAGTCTACTAGGTCTTTACATTctcaaaagaaataaacaatggTCGTTATGGTTTCCTAAACCAAGATAGATAGCTAGGTAAATAGATAGATGgacagataggtagatagatatatacatagatagatagatagatagatagatagatagatagatagatagatagatagatagatagatagatagatagatagatagatagatagatagatagatagatagatagatagatagatagatagatagatagatagatagatagatagatagaaatggATCAAGATGGATGATAAGGGccaaactaatttaattttacaatttcttatTTTCAATCTTTATTAATCTTAATCTTATTTATTAACcaaattttcttctttacagAAATCTCTATCTCCCATCGAAAAGGAAAACTATTTGAATTTGTCACGCTGGTTCGATCACCTGCAACAATTGCCCGAAGTCCGTCAAGGTAGTGATTTGTTAAACTTTACCACAATCTATTTGCATGGTTGGGCTACTGGTACTCATGTTTAATtatcatttgttttaattttgatttttttctttcttttttttttggcaaaaacaaaataaagcaatatttatttttcctatttattttattaatacatttaaaaaaaaaacgcatttaaaataaaatcctcACACTTTTtgttaagttaaaaaacaaaatatttaaaattaaattattaaaaattgtgtgttattttttaattaagaaagcCTAAGTATTGAGAAACATAGATGTGTTATGTTGTGGcaataatttcaattacaacttaacttttttttatgatatgaccataataaaacaacattttatctTTAATACCAATTATTGTTcattattcttttgtttaatatttagagcaaatatttttcaaatataagttTGTAAATAATATGAGTAAAATAGCAGCATTTAGGAAttagaaaactaaagaaaaaatattttacttttttttgtttttttgtttccgGTTAAAGTTTAAATGCAACTCAACCGTTTTATAGTAATTAAAAAGGATATTTagcaaattaaatcaaaaattttaaatataaaaaagtacaaatataaTAGAAAAGGACAGGGGAGGGGAGGGGAGGGAGATAAATGTtggacaaattaaaattaatttgcatGTACTTCACGGGGTGAATTTAAAGAGTTGTTTAATTCATTAGGTTCAGTACATTTCCAGAGACCATAAGTTTTGCCCACAGTAGTTTGCCATAAACGCAAAGTACCATCCTCAGAACCACTGGCATACAGTTCACCATCGGGCGAAAATTTCACTGAGTGAACAGGACCAAAGTGGCCCTTAAAagattctataaaaaagaaataggaaaaattatagcagtttttttttttaaaggagatTATAACTATTACAAACTTACCAATTTCATTGCCAGTTATATAATCGaacttatacattttaaaatcttcaccaccacacacaaacacatgcTTATCCGGATGCAAACTGGCCGACGAGACATTAGTGGGCACCTTAACTTCTTTAAGTTTCTTTAAAGTTTCCACTTCCCAAAAACTAATACTGGAACCATGAGTTATCGTAAGTATATGATTGTCTGCGGAAATCTCTAAACTATTCGGATTGTTGGGGAATGAAAGACGTTGCACCTCATTGCCGGTCAAACGATCCCACAAACGTACGGTCTTATCATCAGCTGCCGTTATAATGCACTTATCATTGCGACAGAATAGTGCTCTTTTAATGGCGCCACCATGACCGCTATACATTTCTGGCTCAGCCTGTGGCTGTTCGAGATTAAAGACACGTACCAATTTCTCATTGCTGCCTGTAACTATATTCTCGGAATTCGTATCAAATGCCACCGATTTAACAATGTGTTTGTGTTGGAAACTATGTAATTCACCGCCTGTAATGGCATTCCATACTTTTCCCGTAAAATCTGCTGCACCTGATGCTGCCAAGGtggcatttttatttaaagctacACCCCATACAGCTCCCTTGTGACCCTCAAATGTACCTATCCAATCGCCGGTATCACCCTGCCGTAACATGGGACTGCCATCTagcaataaaaaaagagaaatacattgttatttacaaaaaaagaacgtttaaaaaaagctttttaaaattgtatttttgtttcacttttttgtgtaaattatagTTTGCGGAAACAACCTTGACTCAATGACTTGCCTCAATGCCAACGACCTGATAGCCCCACCATTTTTACTCACATAATACATTACAGGCACACAACAGC
The window above is part of the Lucilia cuprina isolate Lc7/37 chromosome 6, ASM2204524v1, whole genome shotgun sequence genome. Proteins encoded here:
- the LOC111684912 gene encoding putative gustatory receptor 59f encodes the protein MGVHKPRSDIKQRDLILYRLHVIWCLSIYSILAFCVYDEYTLSNIELPTVQKPLYFSEYLVYLIHLLELIRVINFRRETYWKFQIFVVDFDRILYDMKMSLNYRDLQAFLNWHMTLIILHLVSTIIIGYYYNEGKIINFLRTNTVYILPNVIIHISLLQYYALLFMVYKRGEKLLEYLEKLLNTSSYKDMWNFRHQLHLLRNLFAKLDEFTKVINDHFSISILLVYFGSFVNLSVNVFLLYKYLNAWDNSNPAWTIYSLAWTFMHIGKMFLILYYNQNVQNVKSKATVLLSSMKFEHRSVESTLRLFILQLMSDTRSNFVCGLAALNMNFITSLLVAISTLFIFLVQYDITFEALTRTHNSGKPNNI
- the LOC111684911 gene encoding eukaryotic translation elongation factor 1 epsilon-1 encodes the protein MCEVEAVSKIAKCLQVPLGKVQLNEEQVVTRTLNNKTVSGYATILNSLAKESKSNIATNSYQTREIEAQVYQWIEFAVLYVAPGSKDKHIAQQLLRDFNKMFLKQSYLVGHFLTLADLAVFYAIYDLVKSLSPIEKENYLNLSRWFDHLQQLPEVRQGSDLLNFTTIYLHGWATGTHV
- the LOC111684905 gene encoding serine-threonine kinase receptor-associated protein yields the protein MTTNLRQIPLTCSGHTRPVVHLDFSDVCDSGYFLISACKDGSPMLRQGDTGDWIGTFEGHKGAVWGVALNKNATLAASGAADFTGKVWNAITGGELHSFQHKHIVKSVAFDTNSENIVTGSNEKLVRVFNLEQPQAEPEMYSGHGGAIKRALFCRNDKCIITAADDKTVRLWDRLTGNEVQRLSFPNNPNSLEISADNHILTITHGSSISFWEVETLKKLKEVKVPTNVSSASLHPDKHVFVCGGEDFKMYKFDYITGNEIESFKGHFGPVHSVKFSPDGELYASGSEDGTLRLWQTTVGKTYGLWKCTEPNELNNSLNSPREVHAN